The following proteins are co-located in the Solea senegalensis isolate Sse05_10M linkage group LG12, IFAPA_SoseM_1, whole genome shotgun sequence genome:
- the si:ch211-26b3.4 gene encoding connector enhancer of kinase suppressor of ras 2 isoform X3 yields the protein MALVMEPISKWTPKQVLDWMKGLDDCLQQYVKSFEREQMGGEQLLHITHQELEELGVTRIGHQELILEAVDLLCALNYGLETENLRTLSHKLNASAKNLQNFILGRRRGGHYDGRASRRLPNDFLTSVVDLIGAAKNLLAWLDRSPFASVTEYSLLKNNIVQLCLELTTIVQQDCTVYETENKILHVCKTLAGICDHIISLSSDSLVSQSAHLEVVHLTSIMPNEGLGMYIKSTYDGLHVITGTTENSPADQCKKIHAGDEVIQVNHQTVVGWQLKNLVNALREDPCGVILTLKKRPQNTLSSTPALLRNVRWKPLGLQPLPTSPTSTSPTPGGTLGMSKMDGPSMQDVYILSPVSGLYSTREEMGLMSCDDISRYSVSSQSGSKGSEAVSYYLDQDSGQYFSLLEGDGPPGPDYDRGRNTGVRRRDKTPTHGDLRPVSMPPEYNWMAEAKEPSMGKRGSRDSDNSLLRYLSDDKILVIEEEPEGPGRESRRDSTRRSRRKSRNPSSPSFPISPSMLSSTLRLDQPLDALPRGADTLRADTTDRYSGSGSSGAASMRKSFHYTSLRTKTKKRSKGSLTSASRRRISCKDLGHGDCEGWLWKKKDAKGYFTQKWRKYWFILKESCLYWYTNQNDEKAEGFISLPEFRIDRAIECRRKFAFKACHPKIKSFFFATDCLEEMNRWMNRLGLAAIGYTPDDKVPRPDEDYWSESDQDEVDGSMTLKQEGPPSLCDTYHRTPSVNSSSPFPEPKHGRHFSSESTHSHSSAEDQRGDGMGMGTGTGSTSTHSSGCRSSHRERRSWQDLIETPLTSAGLHFLQTAPGETDYGGLMGSMAGEMGLYGGLGRQGMSPERRRQATLPVRRHHAAERDRERDGPFPLERGPHTHSYTHRRSHKQRSQSLPRNRDPMLGKLLHTSAHMEERSEDEEGEVQAADMLEAEEDLRELRVESRERRVSEGRERRVSEGREPESLDGLEQLYRALEQANVTALGDPRPCSRQELRRCFTQRARDPLLNDRLHRVRALRSTLKAKESELAVICALLEDPGLCSQTFREWKQWHSELYTDICQLSPGTNGQDDLSPLAAPLMTHTHSFIETHV from the exons GTCTGGATGACTGTCTCCAGCAGTATGTGAAGAGTTTTGAGCGGGAGCAGATGGGGGGCGAGCAGCTGCTGCACATCACCCATCAGGAGCTTGAAGAGCTGGGTGTCACCAGAATAGGACATCAGGAGCTCATCCTGGAAGCCGTCGACCTCCTCTGTGCCCTG AATTACGGCTTAGAGACAGAGAACCTCAGGACTTTGTCCCACAAGCTGAACGCTTCAGCTAAGAACCTCCAGAACTTCATCCTGGGCCGGCGGAGGGGTGGGCACTATGATGGACGGGCTTCTCGGAGACTACCCAATGATTTCCTCACGTCAGTGGTGGATCTGATTGGTGCAGCCAAGAACCTTCTAGCCTGGCTTGACAG gTCTCCATTTGCCAGTGTGACGGAGTATTCATTACTGAAGAACAACATTGTGCAGCTCTGCCTAGAATTAACTACAATTGTACAACAG GATTGCACTGTGTACGAGACAGAGAATAAGATTCTCCATGTG TGTAAGACCTTAGCAGGGATTTGCGACCACATCATCTCTCTGTCATCAGACTCTCTGGTCTCTCAGTCTGCCCATCTAGAGGTGGTCCACCTCACCAGCATCATGCCCAATGAAGGGCTG GGGATGTATATCAAATCAACATATGACGGACTCCACGTTATCACCGGAACCACAGAGAAC TCTCCGGCAGACCAGTGTAAGAAGATCCACGCAGGTGACGAGGTGATCCAAGTCAACCACCAGACAGTG GTGGGCTGGCAACTGAAGAACCTTGTGAACGCTCTGAGGGAGGACCCATGTGGAGTCATCCTCACGCTGAAGAAAAGGCCCCAGAACACCCTGAGCTCAACGCCGGCTCTGCTCAGGAACGTCCGCTGGAAACCACTGGGCCTGCAG ccgCTCCCCACCAGTCCCACCAGCACCTCCCCTACACCTGGTGGAACTTTAGGCATGTCCAAAATGGACGGCCCCAGCATGCAGGACGTCTATAtcctctcacctgtctctgGACTCTACAGCACCAG AGAGGAAATGGGTCTGATGTCATGTGACGACATCAGCCGCTACAGTGTGAGCTCCCAGTCTGGATCCAAAGGCTCAGAGGCTGTCAGCTACTACCTGGACCAGGACAGTGGTCAGTACTTCTCCTTGTTAGAGGGAGATGGACCCCCAGGGCCTGACTACGACAGGGGCAGGAATACAGGGGTGCGCCGGAGGGACAAAACCCCCACTCATG GTGACCTCAGACCAGTTTCCATGCCTCCCGAATATAACTGGATGGCAGAGGCCAAGGAACCCAGCATGGGCAAGAGAGGGAGccgag ATTCAGACAACTCCCTGCTGCGTTACCTTAGCGATGACAAGATCCTGGTGATTGAGGAGGAGCCCGAGGGTCCGGGAAGAGAGAGTCGACGGGATTCCACCAGACGCTCGCGACGCAAGAGCCGCAATCCCAGCAGCCCCAGCTTTCCCATCAGTCCCTCCATGCTGTCGTCAACCCTGCGCTTAGACCAGCCGCTTGATGCTCTGCCT CGAGGTGCAGATACACTGCGAGCAGACACAACAGACAG GTACTCGGGCTCAGGAAGCTCAGGAGCAGCCTCCATGAGGAAG TCTTTCCATTACACCTCGCTAAGAACGAAAACCAAAAAGAGAAGTAAAG GTTCTCTCACTAGCGCGAGTAGAAGGAGAATCTCGTGTAAGGACCTGGGCCATGGTGACTGTGAGGGCTGGCTGTGGAAGAAGAAAGACGCCAAAGGCTACTTCACTCAGAAATGGAGGAAGTACTGGTTCATCCTCAAAGAGTCCTGCCTCTACTGGTACACCAACCAAAAC GATGAGAAAGCTGAGGGCTTCATCAGCCTCCCTGAGTTCAGAATAGACCGAGCCATAGAGTGCAGACGGAAATT TGCCTTCAAAGCCTGTCATCCCAAAATCAAGAGCTTCTTCTTCGCCACAGATTGTCTTGAGGAAATGAACAG GTGGATGAACCGACTGGGGCTCGCTGCTATTGGTTACACACCAGATGACAAGGTGCCACGCCCAGACGAAG ACTACTGGAGTGAGAGCGATCAAGATGAGGTCGACGGCTCAATGACGCTCAAACAGGAGGGACCGCCATCCCTCTGTGATACTTATCATCGCACGCCATCA gtAAATTCTTCTAGCCCCTTCCCCGAACCCAAGCATGGTCGGCATTTCTCCAGCGAGTCCACACACTCCCACTCCTCAGCTGAGGACCAGCGTGGAGATGGCATGGGCATGGGCACTGGCACAGGTAGCACCAGTACACACTCATCCGGCTGCCGTTCTTCCCATCGTGAGCGTCGCTCCTGGCAGGACCTCATTGAGACCCCGCTGACCAGTGCAGGGCTGCACTTCCTCCAGACTGCGCCCGGAGAGACTGATTATGGAGGCCTAATGGGGAGCATGGCAGGAGAAATGGGGCTGTACGGAGGGCTGGGCAGGCAGGGCATGTCCCCGGAGAGACGCAGGCAGGCCACCCTGCCTGTACGGAGACACCACGCCGCAGAGAGGGACAGGGAGCGGGACGGACCCTTCCCTCTGGAGCGGGGGCCACATACACATAGTTACACACACCGGCGCTCTCACAAGCAGCGGAGTCAGAGCCTGCCCAGGAACAGAGACCCGATGCTAGGGAAGCTGCTGCACACCTCGGCTCATatggaggagaggagtgaaGATGAAGAGGGAGAAGTGCAGGCTGCAGATATGCTCGAGGCTGAGGAGG ACCTGCGGGAGTTGAGAGttgagagcagagagaggagggtgTCAGAAGGAAGGGAGCGGCGGGTGTCAGAGGGCCGTGAGCCAGAATCATTAGATGGTCTAGAGCAGCTGTACCGGGCCTTGGAGCAAGCTAACGTGACGGCCCTAGGAGACCCGAGACCTTGTAGCAGGCAAGAGCTGCGACGCTGTTTCACCCAGCGAGCCAGGGACCCTCTGCTCAACGACAGGCTACACCGGGTGCGAGCCCTCCGCAGCACCTTGAAG GCCAAAGAGTCGGAGCTGGCAGTGATCTGTGCCCTCCTGGAGGACCCTGGCCTGTGCTCCCAGACCTTCAGAGAGTGGAAGCAGTGGCACAGCGAGCTCTACACAGACATCTGCCAGCTCAGTCCTGGTACCAACGGCCAGGACGACCTCTCCCCGCTGGCCGCACCTCTCatgacccacacacactccttcaTTGAGACACACgtgtga
- the si:ch211-26b3.4 gene encoding connector enhancer of kinase suppressor of ras 2 isoform X2: MALVMEPISKWTPKQVLDWMKGLDDCLQQYVKSFEREQMGGEQLLHITHQELEELGVTRIGHQELILEAVDLLCALNYGLETENLRTLSHKLNASAKNLQNFILGRRRGGHYDGRASRRLPNDFLTSVVDLIGAAKNLLAWLDRSPFASVTEYSLLKNNIVQLCLELTTIVQQDCTVYETENKILHVCKTLAGICDHIISLSSDSLVSQSAHLEVVHLTSIMPNEGLGMYIKSTYDGLHVITGTTENSPADQCKKIHAGDEVIQVNHQTVVGWQLKNLVNALREDPCGVILTLKKRPQNTLSSTPALLRNVRWKPLGLQPLPTSPTSTSPTPGGTLGMSKMDGPSMQDVYILSPVSGLYSTREEMGLMSCDDISRYSVSSQSGSKGSEAVSYYLDQDSGQYFSLLEGDGPPGPDYDRGRNTGVRRRDKTPTHDSDNSLLRYLSDDKILVIEEEPEGPGRESRRDSTRRSRRKSRNPSSPSFPISPSMLSSTLRLDQPLDALPRGADTLRADTTDRYSGSGSSGAASMRKSFHYTSLRTKTKKRSKGSLTSASRRRISCKDLGHGDCEGWLWKKKDAKGYFTQKWRKYWFILKESCLYWYTNQNDEKAEGFISLPEFRIDRAIECRRKFAFKACHPKIKSFFFATDCLEEMNRWMNRLGLAAIGYTPDDKVPRPDEDYWSESDQDEVDGSMTLKQEGPPSLCDTYHRTPSTNLLHSYDQLPRSVSSMSLMRSTPSPRPQPMSASTSPIPPQMVSTTSPLPLQVNSSSPFPEPKHGRHFSSESTHSHSSAEDQRGDGMGMGTGTGSTSTHSSGCRSSHRERRSWQDLIETPLTSAGLHFLQTAPGETDYGGLMGSMAGEMGLYGGLGRQGMSPERRRQATLPVRRHHAAERDRERDGPFPLERGPHTHSYTHRRSHKQRSQSLPRNRDPMLGKLLHTSAHMEERSEDEEGEVQAADMLEAEEDLRELRVESRERRVSEGRERRVSEGREPESLDGLEQLYRALEQANVTALGDPRPCSRQELRRCFTQRARDPLLNDRLHRVRALRSTLKAKESELAVICALLEDPGLCSQTFREWKQWHSELYTDICQLSPGTNGQDDLSPLAAPLMTHTHSFIETHV, translated from the exons GTCTGGATGACTGTCTCCAGCAGTATGTGAAGAGTTTTGAGCGGGAGCAGATGGGGGGCGAGCAGCTGCTGCACATCACCCATCAGGAGCTTGAAGAGCTGGGTGTCACCAGAATAGGACATCAGGAGCTCATCCTGGAAGCCGTCGACCTCCTCTGTGCCCTG AATTACGGCTTAGAGACAGAGAACCTCAGGACTTTGTCCCACAAGCTGAACGCTTCAGCTAAGAACCTCCAGAACTTCATCCTGGGCCGGCGGAGGGGTGGGCACTATGATGGACGGGCTTCTCGGAGACTACCCAATGATTTCCTCACGTCAGTGGTGGATCTGATTGGTGCAGCCAAGAACCTTCTAGCCTGGCTTGACAG gTCTCCATTTGCCAGTGTGACGGAGTATTCATTACTGAAGAACAACATTGTGCAGCTCTGCCTAGAATTAACTACAATTGTACAACAG GATTGCACTGTGTACGAGACAGAGAATAAGATTCTCCATGTG TGTAAGACCTTAGCAGGGATTTGCGACCACATCATCTCTCTGTCATCAGACTCTCTGGTCTCTCAGTCTGCCCATCTAGAGGTGGTCCACCTCACCAGCATCATGCCCAATGAAGGGCTG GGGATGTATATCAAATCAACATATGACGGACTCCACGTTATCACCGGAACCACAGAGAAC TCTCCGGCAGACCAGTGTAAGAAGATCCACGCAGGTGACGAGGTGATCCAAGTCAACCACCAGACAGTG GTGGGCTGGCAACTGAAGAACCTTGTGAACGCTCTGAGGGAGGACCCATGTGGAGTCATCCTCACGCTGAAGAAAAGGCCCCAGAACACCCTGAGCTCAACGCCGGCTCTGCTCAGGAACGTCCGCTGGAAACCACTGGGCCTGCAG ccgCTCCCCACCAGTCCCACCAGCACCTCCCCTACACCTGGTGGAACTTTAGGCATGTCCAAAATGGACGGCCCCAGCATGCAGGACGTCTATAtcctctcacctgtctctgGACTCTACAGCACCAG AGAGGAAATGGGTCTGATGTCATGTGACGACATCAGCCGCTACAGTGTGAGCTCCCAGTCTGGATCCAAAGGCTCAGAGGCTGTCAGCTACTACCTGGACCAGGACAGTGGTCAGTACTTCTCCTTGTTAGAGGGAGATGGACCCCCAGGGCCTGACTACGACAGGGGCAGGAATACAGGGGTGCGCCGGAGGGACAAAACCCCCACTCATG ATTCAGACAACTCCCTGCTGCGTTACCTTAGCGATGACAAGATCCTGGTGATTGAGGAGGAGCCCGAGGGTCCGGGAAGAGAGAGTCGACGGGATTCCACCAGACGCTCGCGACGCAAGAGCCGCAATCCCAGCAGCCCCAGCTTTCCCATCAGTCCCTCCATGCTGTCGTCAACCCTGCGCTTAGACCAGCCGCTTGATGCTCTGCCT CGAGGTGCAGATACACTGCGAGCAGACACAACAGACAG GTACTCGGGCTCAGGAAGCTCAGGAGCAGCCTCCATGAGGAAG TCTTTCCATTACACCTCGCTAAGAACGAAAACCAAAAAGAGAAGTAAAG GTTCTCTCACTAGCGCGAGTAGAAGGAGAATCTCGTGTAAGGACCTGGGCCATGGTGACTGTGAGGGCTGGCTGTGGAAGAAGAAAGACGCCAAAGGCTACTTCACTCAGAAATGGAGGAAGTACTGGTTCATCCTCAAAGAGTCCTGCCTCTACTGGTACACCAACCAAAAC GATGAGAAAGCTGAGGGCTTCATCAGCCTCCCTGAGTTCAGAATAGACCGAGCCATAGAGTGCAGACGGAAATT TGCCTTCAAAGCCTGTCATCCCAAAATCAAGAGCTTCTTCTTCGCCACAGATTGTCTTGAGGAAATGAACAG GTGGATGAACCGACTGGGGCTCGCTGCTATTGGTTACACACCAGATGACAAGGTGCCACGCCCAGACGAAG ACTACTGGAGTGAGAGCGATCAAGATGAGGTCGACGGCTCAATGACGCTCAAACAGGAGGGACCGCCATCCCTCTGTGATACTTATCATCGCACGCCATCA ACTAACCTCCTCCACAGTTATGACCAGTTGCCCCGCTCAGTCAGCTCCATGAGCCTCATGCGCTCCACTCCGTCCCCACGCCCCCAACCAATGAGTGCCTCCACCTCCCCAATCCCTCCACAGATGGTCTCTACcacctcccctctccctctccaggtAAATTCTTCTAGCCCCTTCCCCGAACCCAAGCATGGTCGGCATTTCTCCAGCGAGTCCACACACTCCCACTCCTCAGCTGAGGACCAGCGTGGAGATGGCATGGGCATGGGCACTGGCACAGGTAGCACCAGTACACACTCATCCGGCTGCCGTTCTTCCCATCGTGAGCGTCGCTCCTGGCAGGACCTCATTGAGACCCCGCTGACCAGTGCAGGGCTGCACTTCCTCCAGACTGCGCCCGGAGAGACTGATTATGGAGGCCTAATGGGGAGCATGGCAGGAGAAATGGGGCTGTACGGAGGGCTGGGCAGGCAGGGCATGTCCCCGGAGAGACGCAGGCAGGCCACCCTGCCTGTACGGAGACACCACGCCGCAGAGAGGGACAGGGAGCGGGACGGACCCTTCCCTCTGGAGCGGGGGCCACATACACATAGTTACACACACCGGCGCTCTCACAAGCAGCGGAGTCAGAGCCTGCCCAGGAACAGAGACCCGATGCTAGGGAAGCTGCTGCACACCTCGGCTCATatggaggagaggagtgaaGATGAAGAGGGAGAAGTGCAGGCTGCAGATATGCTCGAGGCTGAGGAGG ACCTGCGGGAGTTGAGAGttgagagcagagagaggagggtgTCAGAAGGAAGGGAGCGGCGGGTGTCAGAGGGCCGTGAGCCAGAATCATTAGATGGTCTAGAGCAGCTGTACCGGGCCTTGGAGCAAGCTAACGTGACGGCCCTAGGAGACCCGAGACCTTGTAGCAGGCAAGAGCTGCGACGCTGTTTCACCCAGCGAGCCAGGGACCCTCTGCTCAACGACAGGCTACACCGGGTGCGAGCCCTCCGCAGCACCTTGAAG GCCAAAGAGTCGGAGCTGGCAGTGATCTGTGCCCTCCTGGAGGACCCTGGCCTGTGCTCCCAGACCTTCAGAGAGTGGAAGCAGTGGCACAGCGAGCTCTACACAGACATCTGCCAGCTCAGTCCTGGTACCAACGGCCAGGACGACCTCTCCCCGCTGGCCGCACCTCTCatgacccacacacactccttcaTTGAGACACACgtgtga
- the si:ch211-26b3.4 gene encoding connector enhancer of kinase suppressor of ras 2 isoform X1, whose product MALVMEPISKWTPKQVLDWMKGLDDCLQQYVKSFEREQMGGEQLLHITHQELEELGVTRIGHQELILEAVDLLCALNYGLETENLRTLSHKLNASAKNLQNFILGRRRGGHYDGRASRRLPNDFLTSVVDLIGAAKNLLAWLDRSPFASVTEYSLLKNNIVQLCLELTTIVQQDCTVYETENKILHVCKTLAGICDHIISLSSDSLVSQSAHLEVVHLTSIMPNEGLGMYIKSTYDGLHVITGTTENSPADQCKKIHAGDEVIQVNHQTVVGWQLKNLVNALREDPCGVILTLKKRPQNTLSSTPALLRNVRWKPLGLQPLPTSPTSTSPTPGGTLGMSKMDGPSMQDVYILSPVSGLYSTREEMGLMSCDDISRYSVSSQSGSKGSEAVSYYLDQDSGQYFSLLEGDGPPGPDYDRGRNTGVRRRDKTPTHGDLRPVSMPPEYNWMAEAKEPSMGKRGSRDSDNSLLRYLSDDKILVIEEEPEGPGRESRRDSTRRSRRKSRNPSSPSFPISPSMLSSTLRLDQPLDALPRGADTLRADTTDRYSGSGSSGAASMRKSFHYTSLRTKTKKRSKGSLTSASRRRISCKDLGHGDCEGWLWKKKDAKGYFTQKWRKYWFILKESCLYWYTNQNDEKAEGFISLPEFRIDRAIECRRKFAFKACHPKIKSFFFATDCLEEMNRWMNRLGLAAIGYTPDDKVPRPDEDYWSESDQDEVDGSMTLKQEGPPSLCDTYHRTPSTNLLHSYDQLPRSVSSMSLMRSTPSPRPQPMSASTSPIPPQMVSTTSPLPLQVNSSSPFPEPKHGRHFSSESTHSHSSAEDQRGDGMGMGTGTGSTSTHSSGCRSSHRERRSWQDLIETPLTSAGLHFLQTAPGETDYGGLMGSMAGEMGLYGGLGRQGMSPERRRQATLPVRRHHAAERDRERDGPFPLERGPHTHSYTHRRSHKQRSQSLPRNRDPMLGKLLHTSAHMEERSEDEEGEVQAADMLEAEEDLRELRVESRERRVSEGRERRVSEGREPESLDGLEQLYRALEQANVTALGDPRPCSRQELRRCFTQRARDPLLNDRLHRVRALRSTLKAKESELAVICALLEDPGLCSQTFREWKQWHSELYTDICQLSPGTNGQDDLSPLAAPLMTHTHSFIETHV is encoded by the exons GTCTGGATGACTGTCTCCAGCAGTATGTGAAGAGTTTTGAGCGGGAGCAGATGGGGGGCGAGCAGCTGCTGCACATCACCCATCAGGAGCTTGAAGAGCTGGGTGTCACCAGAATAGGACATCAGGAGCTCATCCTGGAAGCCGTCGACCTCCTCTGTGCCCTG AATTACGGCTTAGAGACAGAGAACCTCAGGACTTTGTCCCACAAGCTGAACGCTTCAGCTAAGAACCTCCAGAACTTCATCCTGGGCCGGCGGAGGGGTGGGCACTATGATGGACGGGCTTCTCGGAGACTACCCAATGATTTCCTCACGTCAGTGGTGGATCTGATTGGTGCAGCCAAGAACCTTCTAGCCTGGCTTGACAG gTCTCCATTTGCCAGTGTGACGGAGTATTCATTACTGAAGAACAACATTGTGCAGCTCTGCCTAGAATTAACTACAATTGTACAACAG GATTGCACTGTGTACGAGACAGAGAATAAGATTCTCCATGTG TGTAAGACCTTAGCAGGGATTTGCGACCACATCATCTCTCTGTCATCAGACTCTCTGGTCTCTCAGTCTGCCCATCTAGAGGTGGTCCACCTCACCAGCATCATGCCCAATGAAGGGCTG GGGATGTATATCAAATCAACATATGACGGACTCCACGTTATCACCGGAACCACAGAGAAC TCTCCGGCAGACCAGTGTAAGAAGATCCACGCAGGTGACGAGGTGATCCAAGTCAACCACCAGACAGTG GTGGGCTGGCAACTGAAGAACCTTGTGAACGCTCTGAGGGAGGACCCATGTGGAGTCATCCTCACGCTGAAGAAAAGGCCCCAGAACACCCTGAGCTCAACGCCGGCTCTGCTCAGGAACGTCCGCTGGAAACCACTGGGCCTGCAG ccgCTCCCCACCAGTCCCACCAGCACCTCCCCTACACCTGGTGGAACTTTAGGCATGTCCAAAATGGACGGCCCCAGCATGCAGGACGTCTATAtcctctcacctgtctctgGACTCTACAGCACCAG AGAGGAAATGGGTCTGATGTCATGTGACGACATCAGCCGCTACAGTGTGAGCTCCCAGTCTGGATCCAAAGGCTCAGAGGCTGTCAGCTACTACCTGGACCAGGACAGTGGTCAGTACTTCTCCTTGTTAGAGGGAGATGGACCCCCAGGGCCTGACTACGACAGGGGCAGGAATACAGGGGTGCGCCGGAGGGACAAAACCCCCACTCATG GTGACCTCAGACCAGTTTCCATGCCTCCCGAATATAACTGGATGGCAGAGGCCAAGGAACCCAGCATGGGCAAGAGAGGGAGccgag ATTCAGACAACTCCCTGCTGCGTTACCTTAGCGATGACAAGATCCTGGTGATTGAGGAGGAGCCCGAGGGTCCGGGAAGAGAGAGTCGACGGGATTCCACCAGACGCTCGCGACGCAAGAGCCGCAATCCCAGCAGCCCCAGCTTTCCCATCAGTCCCTCCATGCTGTCGTCAACCCTGCGCTTAGACCAGCCGCTTGATGCTCTGCCT CGAGGTGCAGATACACTGCGAGCAGACACAACAGACAG GTACTCGGGCTCAGGAAGCTCAGGAGCAGCCTCCATGAGGAAG TCTTTCCATTACACCTCGCTAAGAACGAAAACCAAAAAGAGAAGTAAAG GTTCTCTCACTAGCGCGAGTAGAAGGAGAATCTCGTGTAAGGACCTGGGCCATGGTGACTGTGAGGGCTGGCTGTGGAAGAAGAAAGACGCCAAAGGCTACTTCACTCAGAAATGGAGGAAGTACTGGTTCATCCTCAAAGAGTCCTGCCTCTACTGGTACACCAACCAAAAC GATGAGAAAGCTGAGGGCTTCATCAGCCTCCCTGAGTTCAGAATAGACCGAGCCATAGAGTGCAGACGGAAATT TGCCTTCAAAGCCTGTCATCCCAAAATCAAGAGCTTCTTCTTCGCCACAGATTGTCTTGAGGAAATGAACAG GTGGATGAACCGACTGGGGCTCGCTGCTATTGGTTACACACCAGATGACAAGGTGCCACGCCCAGACGAAG ACTACTGGAGTGAGAGCGATCAAGATGAGGTCGACGGCTCAATGACGCTCAAACAGGAGGGACCGCCATCCCTCTGTGATACTTATCATCGCACGCCATCA ACTAACCTCCTCCACAGTTATGACCAGTTGCCCCGCTCAGTCAGCTCCATGAGCCTCATGCGCTCCACTCCGTCCCCACGCCCCCAACCAATGAGTGCCTCCACCTCCCCAATCCCTCCACAGATGGTCTCTACcacctcccctctccctctccaggtAAATTCTTCTAGCCCCTTCCCCGAACCCAAGCATGGTCGGCATTTCTCCAGCGAGTCCACACACTCCCACTCCTCAGCTGAGGACCAGCGTGGAGATGGCATGGGCATGGGCACTGGCACAGGTAGCACCAGTACACACTCATCCGGCTGCCGTTCTTCCCATCGTGAGCGTCGCTCCTGGCAGGACCTCATTGAGACCCCGCTGACCAGTGCAGGGCTGCACTTCCTCCAGACTGCGCCCGGAGAGACTGATTATGGAGGCCTAATGGGGAGCATGGCAGGAGAAATGGGGCTGTACGGAGGGCTGGGCAGGCAGGGCATGTCCCCGGAGAGACGCAGGCAGGCCACCCTGCCTGTACGGAGACACCACGCCGCAGAGAGGGACAGGGAGCGGGACGGACCCTTCCCTCTGGAGCGGGGGCCACATACACATAGTTACACACACCGGCGCTCTCACAAGCAGCGGAGTCAGAGCCTGCCCAGGAACAGAGACCCGATGCTAGGGAAGCTGCTGCACACCTCGGCTCATatggaggagaggagtgaaGATGAAGAGGGAGAAGTGCAGGCTGCAGATATGCTCGAGGCTGAGGAGG ACCTGCGGGAGTTGAGAGttgagagcagagagaggagggtgTCAGAAGGAAGGGAGCGGCGGGTGTCAGAGGGCCGTGAGCCAGAATCATTAGATGGTCTAGAGCAGCTGTACCGGGCCTTGGAGCAAGCTAACGTGACGGCCCTAGGAGACCCGAGACCTTGTAGCAGGCAAGAGCTGCGACGCTGTTTCACCCAGCGAGCCAGGGACCCTCTGCTCAACGACAGGCTACACCGGGTGCGAGCCCTCCGCAGCACCTTGAAG GCCAAAGAGTCGGAGCTGGCAGTGATCTGTGCCCTCCTGGAGGACCCTGGCCTGTGCTCCCAGACCTTCAGAGAGTGGAAGCAGTGGCACAGCGAGCTCTACACAGACATCTGCCAGCTCAGTCCTGGTACCAACGGCCAGGACGACCTCTCCCCGCTGGCCGCACCTCTCatgacccacacacactccttcaTTGAGACACACgtgtga